ACGCCGGAACTCAAAGGCATTTCCACAACGGCGACCGAATGGACCGTGGGCGCGGCGATGAATTTGACGCAAGTGGACGAGGCATTGGGCGATGAATATCCCGCGCTGCGCGATATGCTTCACGTGTTTGGGTCGCGGCAGATTCGCAATCGCGCCACGCTCGGCGGAAATCTGGTGACGGCTTCGCCCATCGGCGATAGCGCGCCGGTTTTGTTGTCACTCGATGCCAAGGTCGTGATCGCTTCATTACAAGGCGAGCGGACGATTCCGTTGTCGGACTTTTTCATCGCGTATCGCAAAACGGCTTTGCAGCCCGGAGAAGTTTTCAAAAGTGTGATCGTGCCACGCGGCGTTTCGCAACCGGGGCTGACCCGCAAATCCGCGTGGTATAAAGTTTCGAAGCGGCGCGAAATGGACATCAGCACCGTGGCAGGAAGTTTCGTCGTGGATCTGGATGCGGAAGGAATTGTCCGTCATGCACGGCTCGGTTATGGCGGCGTGGCAGCGATGCCGTCACGCGCGCAGAAAACCGAAGCGGCGTTATTGGGGAAAGTATGGAATGCCGAATCAATTCGCAGTGTGCTGCCAATATTGGCCACTGAGTTCATACCGATTTCCGACGTGCGCGGCGCGGCGATTTATCGGCAGGGATTGATCACGAGTTTGCTGGAAAAGTTTTTCAGTGCGGAATGCGGAGTGCGGAGTGCGGAGTTGGGGAATGAGGAAATTGCGCCACCGGGTATTGCTGACTTGGCAGTGAAACGGCCGCCGCCGCACGAGAGTGCGCACAAACATGTGACGGGCGAGGCGATTTATACCGATGATCAGACTTCGACACGGCGGATGCTGGAGACGTGGCCGGTCTGTTCGCCGCATGCGCGCGCGAAGATTTTGAAGCGTGATGCGACCGCGGCGCGGACGATGCCCGGCATTCATGCCGTGTTGCTCGCCGAAGACATTCCCGGAAAAAACGATGTCGGCGCAGTGGTGCATGACGAAATTCTTTTGGCGGACAAGGAAGTTTTTTTTCACGGGCATATAGTCGCATTGGTAGTGGGAGATTCGCACGAAGCCTGCCGCGCGGCGGCGGCAAAAGTCGTGGTGGATTACGAACCGACCGCGCCGATGCTGCTGTTGAGTGAAGCGGTGGACGCCGGCAGTTTTCACAACGAACCGAATTTCATCCGCCGCGGCGATGTGAAGCAAGGGCTGGCAAGCGCGCCGTTGAATCTCGAAGGCGAATTTGAATTTGGCGGGCAGGAACATTTTTATTTGGAGACACACGCCGCGTGGGCCGAACCCGGTGAAGACGGTTCCGTTCGCGTGACTTCTTCAACGCAGCATCCATCCGAAGTGCAAAACGTGGTGGCCCATGTGCTGCACCTGCCGATGAATCAGATCATCGTGCAAAATCCGCGCATGGGCGGCGGATTCGGTGGCAAGGAAACGCAAGCCAACACTCCCGCCGCGCTCGCCGCGCTGGCGGCATTTCGCACGCGGCGTCCGGCGCGAGTGCGCTTCAATCGCGATCAGGACATGATGTTGCTTGGTCATCGGCATCCGTTTCTGGCGCGGTTTCACGCGGGTTTTGATGCGAACGGAAAACTGCTTGCGTTGAAGGCGCAACTTTATTCCAACGGTGGCTGGTCCATGGACCTTTCGCAAGCGGTGACGGATCGCGCGCTGTTTCACCTCGACAACAGTTACTATATTCCGCACGTCGAATTTCAAGGACGCGTGGCGAAATTAAACGTCTCGTCCAACACTGCCTTTCGCGGATTCGGCGGCCCACAGGGAATGCTTGTCATTGAGGAAATCATAGATCGCATCGCACGGCGATTGAACCTCCCGCCGGAAGTTGTGCGTGAACGAAATTTGTATCACGGCCGTGGCGAAACGAACACGACGCATTACGGCCAGGAGATCGAAGACAATCGCATCTTAACTGTTTGGGACGAGTTGAAGCGTTCGAGCGAATTGGAAAAACGCCGCGAGGGAATCGTGCGTTGGAACGAAAAAAACCCGCAACGCAAACGCGGCATCGCCATGACGCCGGTGAAGTTCGGCATCTCGTTCACCGTCACGCATCTCAATCAGGCGGGCGCGCTCGTGTTGCTATATCAGGACGGCACAGCGCAGGTGAATCACGGCGGCACGGAAATGGGACAGGGGCTGCACACAAACATCCGCGAGATCGCGTCGCTCACGCTCGGCCTCAAGACCGAGAACATCCGCGTGATGCAAACCAGCACGGACAAAGTGCCCAACACTTCCGCGACGGCCGCATCGGCGGGAACGGACTTGAATGGCGCGGCCGTAAAAAATGCGTGCGATATTTTGCGCGAGCGCTTGAGCGGGCCAGCGGCGATGCTTTTGACGGAGAAACTCGGACGCGCGCCTTCGCCGGAAAAATTAATTTTCGCCGATGGTGTCGTTTATGAACGTGATCGTCCGGAAACGAACGTGCCGATTTTTGCCGTGATTCAAAAAGCATACTTTGAACGCCTCAGCCTTTCGGCGACGGGATATTATCGCACGCCGGACATCCATTGGGACCGAGTAAAAGGCCGGGGCAAGCCGTTCCATTATTTTTCCTACGGCGCGGCGGTGACCGAAGTGGAGGTGGATGGTTTCACCGGTATGGCGCAGGTGTTACGCACCGATATTTTGCACGACGTCGGCAATTCGGT
This region of Verrucomicrobiia bacterium genomic DNA includes:
- the xdhB gene encoding xanthine dehydrogenase molybdopterin binding subunit → MYGALELTLNGRAVRVENCSPNLTLLEYLRGTGCTGSKEGCAEGDCGACSVAIVDRDARGCARFRAINSCLVPLSLLAGREVVTVEGVARDGELHPVQRAMVECHGSQCGYCTPGFIMSLFEGYYRGLREPWQVDEQLCGNLCRCTGYRPIREAAGIAFAQKSERNGQDHFAARLQSAPEELAEVNYEAAGEKFFRPRSLDELLKLLQKFPEARMIAGATEMGLEITKRFKKFPTLISIEATPELKGISTTATEWTVGAAMNLTQVDEALGDEYPALRDMLHVFGSRQIRNRATLGGNLVTASPIGDSAPVLLSLDAKVVIASLQGERTIPLSDFFIAYRKTALQPGEVFKSVIVPRGVSQPGLTRKSAWYKVSKRREMDISTVAGSFVVDLDAEGIVRHARLGYGGVAAMPSRAQKTEAALLGKVWNAESIRSVLPILATEFIPISDVRGAAIYRQGLITSLLEKFFSAECGVRSAELGNEEIAPPGIADLAVKRPPPHESAHKHVTGEAIYTDDQTSTRRMLETWPVCSPHARAKILKRDATAARTMPGIHAVLLAEDIPGKNDVGAVVHDEILLADKEVFFHGHIVALVVGDSHEACRAAAAKVVVDYEPTAPMLLLSEAVDAGSFHNEPNFIRRGDVKQGLASAPLNLEGEFEFGGQEHFYLETHAAWAEPGEDGSVRVTSSTQHPSEVQNVVAHVLHLPMNQIIVQNPRMGGGFGGKETQANTPAALAALAAFRTRRPARVRFNRDQDMMLLGHRHPFLARFHAGFDANGKLLALKAQLYSNGGWSMDLSQAVTDRALFHLDNSYYIPHVEFQGRVAKLNVSSNTAFRGFGGPQGMLVIEEIIDRIARRLNLPPEVVRERNLYHGRGETNTTHYGQEIEDNRILTVWDELKRSSELEKRREGIVRWNEKNPQRKRGIAMTPVKFGISFTVTHLNQAGALVLLYQDGTAQVNHGGTEMGQGLHTNIREIASLTLGLKTENIRVMQTSTDKVPNTSATAASAGTDLNGAAVKNACDILRERLSGPAAMLLTEKLGRAPSPEKLIFADGVVYERDRPETNVPIFAVIQKAYFERLSLSATGYYRTPDIHWDRVKGRGKPFHYFSYGAAVTEVEVDGFTGMAQVLRTDILHDVGNSVNAGVNRGQIEGGFIQGMGWLTAEELKWDGAGRLLTHSPDTYKIPAIGDTPRIFNVNFLHDAAQKTVVHGSKAVGEPPFMLAISVREAIRDAVAAFGARGGEVRLASPATCEAIFMAIQERRKINGAILPKEEVLSEK